DNA sequence from the Planctomycetota bacterium genome:
GTGACCTTCCCGCTCTTCGTCGAGGTCGACAGGGTCTTCAACTTCGCCTGCCCGGCCTCGCCCAAGCACTACCAGTTCGACCCGGTTCAGACCGTGAAGACCTCGGTGCACGGCGCCATCAACATGCTGGGTCTGGCCAAGCGCACGCGCGCGCGCATGCTCCAGGCCTCGACCTCCGAGGTCTACGGCGATCCGGGGATCCATCCCCAAGGCGAGACCTACTGGGGGCACGTGAACCCGATTGGTCCCCGCGCCTGCTACGACGAGGGCAAGCGCTGCGCCGAGACCTTGTTCTTCGACTATCACCGCCAGCATCAGATCCGGATCAAGGTCATGCGGATCTTCAACACCTATGGGCCGAAGATGCACCCGAA
Encoded proteins:
- a CDS encoding NAD-dependent epimerase/dehydratase family protein, whose product is VTFPLFVEVDRVFNFACPASPKHYQFDPVQTVKTSVHGAINMLGLAKRTRARMLQASTSEVYGDPGIHPQGETYWGHVNPIGPRACYDEGKRCAETLFFDYHRQHQIRIKVMRIFNTYGPKMHPNDGRVVSNFIRQALEGEDITVFGDGSQTRSFCYRDDLVEGMLRMMNGPDDFVGPVNI